A stretch of the Elephas maximus indicus isolate mEleMax1 chromosome 3, mEleMax1 primary haplotype, whole genome shotgun sequence genome encodes the following:
- the CRB3 gene encoding protein crumbs homolog 3, which yields MASPGLGLFLAFGLPLLQAYWGQVWGQTSEPPGKENSTITPTSPGSSGALSQGAITAIIVVFSILGALLLSVGLVLLVRKLREKRQTEGTYRPSSEEQLSHAAEARPPQDSKETVRGCLPI from the exons ATGGCGAGCCCCGGCCTGGGGCTGTTTCTCGCTTTCGGCCTGCCGCTGCTGCAGGCCTACTGGGGCCAGGTTTGGGGACAAA CATCGGAACCCCcaggaaaagagaacagcaccATTACACCGACCAGCCCTGGCTCCAGTGGGGCCCTG TCCCAGGGGGCCATCACCGCCATCATTGTGGTCTTTTCCATTCTGGGAGCCCTGCTCCTGTCCGTGGGGTTGGTGCTGCTGGTGCGGAAGCTGCGAGAGAAGCGGCAGACAGAGGGCACCTACCGGCCCAGCAGTGAGGAGCAG TTGTCCCACGCAGCTGAGGCCCGGCCCCCTCAGGACTCGAAGGAGACGGTGCGGGGCTGCCTGCCCATCTAg